Proteins from a single region of Oncorhynchus tshawytscha isolate Ot180627B linkage group LG03, Otsh_v2.0, whole genome shotgun sequence:
- the pgap1 gene encoding GPI inositol-deacylase isoform X2, with protein sequence MRVATVAFYGCALGLLAMGLREMFSGFEENRCTMTYMFEYPEYRRIALPRRVARQYPAYGLYLYGEGQYAQDTRGLKLTGAPVLFLPGNAGSYKQARSLGSVALRKAEALEGGVHLNVFTIDFNEELVALYGGSLRRQTLFLHESIKAILRLYKDHEAPPHSVVLVGHSMGGVVARALFTLPRFSPRLVSLIITQASPHQAPVLSLDAHLLEFYSAVRQRWVGRAEDLRNVTVLSVGGGYRDYQVRSGLTALPCPQDDPSKLSLVVTAVPRTWVSTDHLSIVWCKELVLATVRAFFDLIEPETGQFSDDPERRMAILNHHFIRHPVRVLGEQLEMPVSLSGSPKTWSEVNTLRLAYSAPKEGQAKYFLFALSSRRRAYSHFYCRSNNLEMTSWVYGCTQMNGSMCVQAVDLSFGTELLPAYKVLTLSLSELSSVSHLIVVASNLNGRQFTVECEWQRQESQTVSVPVPHVLSFGMSVSDVTLNSTGLRHTIELQHFHQVYQAFRISVVSHCKVTKADRLPNVYIMKVPWFREDSVTTSSIPSVTEISGMLHTSRPDNSTGVLLQLHTAPNCLYKVSVRTSFPRVLGQVLRFCGPVLPVYVAVALLLACGGQMSSVVRMGRPLQMSHAVARSLQPHKVDLPVYLLHLLLRYSWFQDGWSTLHLPPLDALPATSPDGMTQEGLPLNEDWPRLLSPLLYVLGAAIAFWGSVLLRLFLRLLSLLLAPLHRPSVSRDCGTLRRRTQLLLILCLSVLGWASCGALSITATFLLHLYRVLRLQMTERSLSHMLNLAPDKQTDKEKGTGEKEKGTGEKEKGTGEKEKGTGEKEKGTGEKERGTGNSEALDSKPKECNGAPLLSDSVLQDVRDDLQLHVSLSALLTLPVMLCAPSLIHWTRNLRYSVARLDPDPCWPHSMPLFIASLLLINCNTLTLSYSKTLPITSRLLLPLSVAMVSFSPLHLYRVNYFVSAALVPLAVSCLF encoded by the exons ATGAGAGTCGCCACTGTGGCCTTTTACGGGTGTGCACTGGGTCTTCTGGCGATGGGCCTGCGAGAAATGTTTTCGGGATTTGAAGAGAATAGGTGCACAATGACCTATATGTTCGAGTACCCCGAGTACCGG CGTATTGCCCTGCCCCGACGCGTGGCCCGCCAGTACCCAGCGTATGGGCTTTACCTGTACGGAGAGGGCCAGTACGCTCAGGACACTCGCGGACTAAAACTAACCGGGGCCCCTGTTCTTTTCCTACCTGGAAACGCAGGCAGCTACAAACAAG CTCGCTCCCTGGGTTCGGTGGCTCTGAGGAAGGCTGAGGCCCTGGAAGGAGGGGTCCACCTCAACGTGTTCACCATCGACTTCAACGAGGAGCTTGTGGCCCTGTATGGAGGCAGCCTGCGCCGGCAGACTCTCTTCCTACACGAGAGCATCAAGGCCATCCTGCGCCTCTACAAG GATCATGAAGCCCCCCCTCATAGTGTGGTGTTGGTGGGTCACTCCATGGGGGGAGTGGTGGCCCGAGCCCTCTTCACCCTACCCCGCTTCAGCCCTCGCCTTGTCAGCCTCATCATCACCCAGGCCTCCCCTCACCAGGCCCCCGTGCTGTCCCTCGACGCACACCTACTGg agttctACTCTGCTGTGAGACAGCGCTGGGTGGGTCGAGCGGAAGACCTGCGCAACGTGACAGTTCTCTCCGTGGGGGGTGGTTACCGTGACTACCAGGTGCGCTCCGGCCTCacggccctgccctgcccccaGGACGACCCAAGCAAGCTGTCTCTGGTG GTTACTGCTGTTCCTAGGACCTGGGTGTCCACGGACCACCTGTCCATTGTTTG GTGCAAAGAGCTGGTTCTGGCTACTGTGCGGGCATTCTTTGACCTCATTGAACCTGAAACGGGACAG tTTTCAGACGATCCAGAGAGGAGAATGGCCATTCTGAACCATCATTTTATCAGACACCCTGTACGTGTGCTGGGTGAGCAGCTAGAGATGCCCGTTTCCCTCTCAG GGTCTCCTAAAACGTGGAGCGAGGTGAACACACTCCGTCTGGCGTACAGTGCTCCCAAA GAAGGACAAGCCAAGTATTTCTTGTTTGCCCTCTCCAGTCGCAGGAGAGCCTACAGCCACTTCTACTGTCGCAGCAACAACCTG GAAATGACTAGCTGGGTTTACGGTTGTACACAGATGAACGGATCCATGTG TGTGCAGGCAGTGGATCTGTCTTTTGGAACAGAACTTCTCCCAGCCTACAAG GTTCTGACTCTGAGCCTCAGTgagctgtcctctgtctctcacctCATTGTGGTTGCCTCCAACCTCAACGGTAGACAG TTCACAGTGGAGTGTGAGTGGCAGAGACAGGAGTCTCAGACCGTCTCTGTGCCAGTACCACACGTTCTCTCCTTCG GCATGAGTGTTAGTGACGTCACTCTCAACTCCACCGGACTTCGGCACACCATTGAGCTGCAGCACTTTCATCAG GTCTATCAGGCTTTCAGAATTTCAGTCGTAAGCCACTGCAAAGTAACCAAAGCAG ACAGACTGCCCAATGTCTACATAATGAAGGTGCCGTGGTTTAGGGAGGACTCCGTTACCACATCCAG TATTCCCTCTGTAACAGAGATATCGGGAATGCTCCACACGAGTCGTCCTGACAACTCCACTGGTGTCCTGTTGCAGCTCCACACTGCCCCCAACTGCCTCTATAAG gtatCTGTGAGAACTTCATTTCCCAGGGTGCTTGGACAG GTGCTGAGGTTCTGTGGGCCTGTGTTGCCGGTGTACGTGGCTGTAGCGCTCCTACTGGCCTGTGGGGGGCAGATGTCCTCTGTCGTGAGGATGGGGCGCCCCCTACAGATGAGCCATGCCGTGGCCAGATCCCTGCAGCCCCACAAGGTGGACCTTCCCGTCTACCTGCTGCATCTGCTGCTCAG GTATAGCTGGTTCCAGGATGGTTGGTCCACTCTTCATCTCCCGCCGTTAGATGCTCTCCCCGCCACCTCCCCAGATGGTATGACACAGGAGGGCTTGCCCCTAAACGAAGACTGGCCACGCCTCCTGTCCCCCCTGCTGTATGTTTTGGGAGCAGCCATTGCCTTCTGGGGCAGCGTGCTGCTCCGCCTCTTTCTAAGGCTGCTTTCGTTGCTATTGGCCCCGCTTCACAG GCCTTCTGTGTCTCGGGACTGCGGCACCCTGCGTAGGCGGACTCAGCTGCTCCTCATCCTGTGTCTGAGCGTGTTAGGATGGGCTTCCTGTGGAGCCCTGTCAATCACAGCCACCTTCCTGCTGCATCTCTACCGA GTTCTAAGGCTACAGATGACAGAGAGGTCTCTGAGTCATATGCTGAACCTG GCGCCCGATAAACAAACCGACAAAGAGAAAGGCACTGGGGAAAAAGAGAAAGGCACTGGGGAAAAAGAGAAAGGCACTGGGGAAAAAGAGAAAGGCACTGGGGAAAAAGAGAAAGGCactggggaaaaagagagaggcacCGGGAACAGTGAGGCCCTGGACAGCAAACCTAAAGAATGTAACGGCGCCCCCCTGCTTTCGGACTCGGTACTGCAGGATGTGAGAGATGACCTGCAGCTGCACGTCAGCCTGTCTGCTCTCCTCACTCTACCAGTCATGCTCTGTGCCCCATCACTGATCCACTGGACCCGCAACCTCAG ATATTCTGTTGCTCGTTTGGATCCTGACCCTTGCTGGCCCCACTCCATGCCTCTCTTCATCGCCTCTCTGCTGCTCATCAACTGTAACACACTCACTCTCAGCTACAG TAAAACCCTGCCTATCACATCCCGCCTGCTGTTGCCTCTCTCCGTTGCCATGGTGTCTTTCTCCCCACTCCATCTATACCGTGTAAACTACTTTGTGTCTGCAGCCCTGGTTCCGCtggctgtttcctgtctcttctga
- the pgap1 gene encoding GPI inositol-deacylase isoform X3, with amino-acid sequence MGGVVARALFTLPRFSPRLVSLIITQASPHQAPVLSLDAHLLEFYSAVRQRWVGRAEDLRNVTVLSVGGGYRDYQVRSGLTALPCPQDDPSKLSLVVTAVPRTWVSTDHLSIVWCKELVLATVRAFFDLIEPETGQFSDDPERRMAILNHHFIRHPVRVLGEQLEMPVSLSGSPKTWSEVNTLRLAYSAPKEGQAKYFLFALSSRRRAYSHFYCRSNNLSLQQEMTSWVYGCTQMNGSMCVQAVDLSFGTELLPAYKVLTLSLSELSSVSHLIVVASNLNGRQFTVECEWQRQESQTVSVPVPHVLSFGMSVSDVTLNSTGLRHTIELQHFHQVYQAFRISVVSHCKVTKADRLPNVYIMKVPWFREDSVTTSSIPSVTEISGMLHTSRPDNSTGVLLQLHTAPNCLYKVSVRTSFPRVLGQVLRFCGPVLPVYVAVALLLACGGQMSSVVRMGRPLQMSHAVARSLQPHKVDLPVYLLHLLLRYSWFQDGWSTLHLPPLDALPATSPDGMTQEGLPLNEDWPRLLSPLLYVLGAAIAFWGSVLLRLFLRLLSLLLAPLHRPSVSRDCGTLRRRTQLLLILCLSVLGWASCGALSITATFLLHLYRVLRLQMTERSLSHMLNLAPDKQTDKEKGTGEKEKGTGEKEKGTGEKEKGTGEKEKGTGEKERGTGNSEALDSKPKECNGAPLLSDSVLQDVRDDLQLHVSLSALLTLPVMLCAPSLIHWTRNLRYSVARLDPDPCWPHSMPLFIASLLLINCNTLTLSYSKTLPITSRLLLPLSVAMVSFSPLHLYRVNYFVSAALVPLAVSCLF; translated from the exons ATGGGGGGAGTGGTGGCCCGAGCCCTCTTCACCCTACCCCGCTTCAGCCCTCGCCTTGTCAGCCTCATCATCACCCAGGCCTCCCCTCACCAGGCCCCCGTGCTGTCCCTCGACGCACACCTACTGg agttctACTCTGCTGTGAGACAGCGCTGGGTGGGTCGAGCGGAAGACCTGCGCAACGTGACAGTTCTCTCCGTGGGGGGTGGTTACCGTGACTACCAGGTGCGCTCCGGCCTCacggccctgccctgcccccaGGACGACCCAAGCAAGCTGTCTCTGGTG GTTACTGCTGTTCCTAGGACCTGGGTGTCCACGGACCACCTGTCCATTGTTTG GTGCAAAGAGCTGGTTCTGGCTACTGTGCGGGCATTCTTTGACCTCATTGAACCTGAAACGGGACAG tTTTCAGACGATCCAGAGAGGAGAATGGCCATTCTGAACCATCATTTTATCAGACACCCTGTACGTGTGCTGGGTGAGCAGCTAGAGATGCCCGTTTCCCTCTCAG GGTCTCCTAAAACGTGGAGCGAGGTGAACACACTCCGTCTGGCGTACAGTGCTCCCAAA GAAGGACAAGCCAAGTATTTCTTGTTTGCCCTCTCCAGTCGCAGGAGAGCCTACAGCCACTTCTACTGTCGCAGCAACAACCTG TCTCTCCAACAGGAAATGACTAGCTGGGTTTACGGTTGTACACAGATGAACGGATCCATGTG TGTGCAGGCAGTGGATCTGTCTTTTGGAACAGAACTTCTCCCAGCCTACAAG GTTCTGACTCTGAGCCTCAGTgagctgtcctctgtctctcacctCATTGTGGTTGCCTCCAACCTCAACGGTAGACAG TTCACAGTGGAGTGTGAGTGGCAGAGACAGGAGTCTCAGACCGTCTCTGTGCCAGTACCACACGTTCTCTCCTTCG GCATGAGTGTTAGTGACGTCACTCTCAACTCCACCGGACTTCGGCACACCATTGAGCTGCAGCACTTTCATCAG GTCTATCAGGCTTTCAGAATTTCAGTCGTAAGCCACTGCAAAGTAACCAAAGCAG ACAGACTGCCCAATGTCTACATAATGAAGGTGCCGTGGTTTAGGGAGGACTCCGTTACCACATCCAG TATTCCCTCTGTAACAGAGATATCGGGAATGCTCCACACGAGTCGTCCTGACAACTCCACTGGTGTCCTGTTGCAGCTCCACACTGCCCCCAACTGCCTCTATAAG gtatCTGTGAGAACTTCATTTCCCAGGGTGCTTGGACAG GTGCTGAGGTTCTGTGGGCCTGTGTTGCCGGTGTACGTGGCTGTAGCGCTCCTACTGGCCTGTGGGGGGCAGATGTCCTCTGTCGTGAGGATGGGGCGCCCCCTACAGATGAGCCATGCCGTGGCCAGATCCCTGCAGCCCCACAAGGTGGACCTTCCCGTCTACCTGCTGCATCTGCTGCTCAG GTATAGCTGGTTCCAGGATGGTTGGTCCACTCTTCATCTCCCGCCGTTAGATGCTCTCCCCGCCACCTCCCCAGATGGTATGACACAGGAGGGCTTGCCCCTAAACGAAGACTGGCCACGCCTCCTGTCCCCCCTGCTGTATGTTTTGGGAGCAGCCATTGCCTTCTGGGGCAGCGTGCTGCTCCGCCTCTTTCTAAGGCTGCTTTCGTTGCTATTGGCCCCGCTTCACAG GCCTTCTGTGTCTCGGGACTGCGGCACCCTGCGTAGGCGGACTCAGCTGCTCCTCATCCTGTGTCTGAGCGTGTTAGGATGGGCTTCCTGTGGAGCCCTGTCAATCACAGCCACCTTCCTGCTGCATCTCTACCGA GTTCTAAGGCTACAGATGACAGAGAGGTCTCTGAGTCATATGCTGAACCTG GCGCCCGATAAACAAACCGACAAAGAGAAAGGCACTGGGGAAAAAGAGAAAGGCACTGGGGAAAAAGAGAAAGGCACTGGGGAAAAAGAGAAAGGCACTGGGGAAAAAGAGAAAGGCactggggaaaaagagagaggcacCGGGAACAGTGAGGCCCTGGACAGCAAACCTAAAGAATGTAACGGCGCCCCCCTGCTTTCGGACTCGGTACTGCAGGATGTGAGAGATGACCTGCAGCTGCACGTCAGCCTGTCTGCTCTCCTCACTCTACCAGTCATGCTCTGTGCCCCATCACTGATCCACTGGACCCGCAACCTCAG ATATTCTGTTGCTCGTTTGGATCCTGACCCTTGCTGGCCCCACTCCATGCCTCTCTTCATCGCCTCTCTGCTGCTCATCAACTGTAACACACTCACTCTCAGCTACAG TAAAACCCTGCCTATCACATCCCGCCTGCTGTTGCCTCTCTCCGTTGCCATGGTGTCTTTCTCCCCACTCCATCTATACCGTGTAAACTACTTTGTGTCTGCAGCCCTGGTTCCGCtggctgtttcctgtctcttctga
- the pgap1 gene encoding GPI inositol-deacylase isoform X1: MRVATVAFYGCALGLLAMGLREMFSGFEENRCTMTYMFEYPEYRRIALPRRVARQYPAYGLYLYGEGQYAQDTRGLKLTGAPVLFLPGNAGSYKQARSLGSVALRKAEALEGGVHLNVFTIDFNEELVALYGGSLRRQTLFLHESIKAILRLYKDHEAPPHSVVLVGHSMGGVVARALFTLPRFSPRLVSLIITQASPHQAPVLSLDAHLLEFYSAVRQRWVGRAEDLRNVTVLSVGGGYRDYQVRSGLTALPCPQDDPSKLSLVVTAVPRTWVSTDHLSIVWCKELVLATVRAFFDLIEPETGQFSDDPERRMAILNHHFIRHPVRVLGEQLEMPVSLSGSPKTWSEVNTLRLAYSAPKEGQAKYFLFALSSRRRAYSHFYCRSNNLSLQQEMTSWVYGCTQMNGSMCVQAVDLSFGTELLPAYKVLTLSLSELSSVSHLIVVASNLNGRQFTVECEWQRQESQTVSVPVPHVLSFGMSVSDVTLNSTGLRHTIELQHFHQVYQAFRISVVSHCKVTKADRLPNVYIMKVPWFREDSVTTSSIPSVTEISGMLHTSRPDNSTGVLLQLHTAPNCLYKVSVRTSFPRVLGQVLRFCGPVLPVYVAVALLLACGGQMSSVVRMGRPLQMSHAVARSLQPHKVDLPVYLLHLLLRYSWFQDGWSTLHLPPLDALPATSPDGMTQEGLPLNEDWPRLLSPLLYVLGAAIAFWGSVLLRLFLRLLSLLLAPLHRPSVSRDCGTLRRRTQLLLILCLSVLGWASCGALSITATFLLHLYRVLRLQMTERSLSHMLNLAPDKQTDKEKGTGEKEKGTGEKEKGTGEKEKGTGEKEKGTGEKERGTGNSEALDSKPKECNGAPLLSDSVLQDVRDDLQLHVSLSALLTLPVMLCAPSLIHWTRNLRYSVARLDPDPCWPHSMPLFIASLLLINCNTLTLSYSKTLPITSRLLLPLSVAMVSFSPLHLYRVNYFVSAALVPLAVSCLF, from the exons ATGAGAGTCGCCACTGTGGCCTTTTACGGGTGTGCACTGGGTCTTCTGGCGATGGGCCTGCGAGAAATGTTTTCGGGATTTGAAGAGAATAGGTGCACAATGACCTATATGTTCGAGTACCCCGAGTACCGG CGTATTGCCCTGCCCCGACGCGTGGCCCGCCAGTACCCAGCGTATGGGCTTTACCTGTACGGAGAGGGCCAGTACGCTCAGGACACTCGCGGACTAAAACTAACCGGGGCCCCTGTTCTTTTCCTACCTGGAAACGCAGGCAGCTACAAACAAG CTCGCTCCCTGGGTTCGGTGGCTCTGAGGAAGGCTGAGGCCCTGGAAGGAGGGGTCCACCTCAACGTGTTCACCATCGACTTCAACGAGGAGCTTGTGGCCCTGTATGGAGGCAGCCTGCGCCGGCAGACTCTCTTCCTACACGAGAGCATCAAGGCCATCCTGCGCCTCTACAAG GATCATGAAGCCCCCCCTCATAGTGTGGTGTTGGTGGGTCACTCCATGGGGGGAGTGGTGGCCCGAGCCCTCTTCACCCTACCCCGCTTCAGCCCTCGCCTTGTCAGCCTCATCATCACCCAGGCCTCCCCTCACCAGGCCCCCGTGCTGTCCCTCGACGCACACCTACTGg agttctACTCTGCTGTGAGACAGCGCTGGGTGGGTCGAGCGGAAGACCTGCGCAACGTGACAGTTCTCTCCGTGGGGGGTGGTTACCGTGACTACCAGGTGCGCTCCGGCCTCacggccctgccctgcccccaGGACGACCCAAGCAAGCTGTCTCTGGTG GTTACTGCTGTTCCTAGGACCTGGGTGTCCACGGACCACCTGTCCATTGTTTG GTGCAAAGAGCTGGTTCTGGCTACTGTGCGGGCATTCTTTGACCTCATTGAACCTGAAACGGGACAG tTTTCAGACGATCCAGAGAGGAGAATGGCCATTCTGAACCATCATTTTATCAGACACCCTGTACGTGTGCTGGGTGAGCAGCTAGAGATGCCCGTTTCCCTCTCAG GGTCTCCTAAAACGTGGAGCGAGGTGAACACACTCCGTCTGGCGTACAGTGCTCCCAAA GAAGGACAAGCCAAGTATTTCTTGTTTGCCCTCTCCAGTCGCAGGAGAGCCTACAGCCACTTCTACTGTCGCAGCAACAACCTG TCTCTCCAACAGGAAATGACTAGCTGGGTTTACGGTTGTACACAGATGAACGGATCCATGTG TGTGCAGGCAGTGGATCTGTCTTTTGGAACAGAACTTCTCCCAGCCTACAAG GTTCTGACTCTGAGCCTCAGTgagctgtcctctgtctctcacctCATTGTGGTTGCCTCCAACCTCAACGGTAGACAG TTCACAGTGGAGTGTGAGTGGCAGAGACAGGAGTCTCAGACCGTCTCTGTGCCAGTACCACACGTTCTCTCCTTCG GCATGAGTGTTAGTGACGTCACTCTCAACTCCACCGGACTTCGGCACACCATTGAGCTGCAGCACTTTCATCAG GTCTATCAGGCTTTCAGAATTTCAGTCGTAAGCCACTGCAAAGTAACCAAAGCAG ACAGACTGCCCAATGTCTACATAATGAAGGTGCCGTGGTTTAGGGAGGACTCCGTTACCACATCCAG TATTCCCTCTGTAACAGAGATATCGGGAATGCTCCACACGAGTCGTCCTGACAACTCCACTGGTGTCCTGTTGCAGCTCCACACTGCCCCCAACTGCCTCTATAAG gtatCTGTGAGAACTTCATTTCCCAGGGTGCTTGGACAG GTGCTGAGGTTCTGTGGGCCTGTGTTGCCGGTGTACGTGGCTGTAGCGCTCCTACTGGCCTGTGGGGGGCAGATGTCCTCTGTCGTGAGGATGGGGCGCCCCCTACAGATGAGCCATGCCGTGGCCAGATCCCTGCAGCCCCACAAGGTGGACCTTCCCGTCTACCTGCTGCATCTGCTGCTCAG GTATAGCTGGTTCCAGGATGGTTGGTCCACTCTTCATCTCCCGCCGTTAGATGCTCTCCCCGCCACCTCCCCAGATGGTATGACACAGGAGGGCTTGCCCCTAAACGAAGACTGGCCACGCCTCCTGTCCCCCCTGCTGTATGTTTTGGGAGCAGCCATTGCCTTCTGGGGCAGCGTGCTGCTCCGCCTCTTTCTAAGGCTGCTTTCGTTGCTATTGGCCCCGCTTCACAG GCCTTCTGTGTCTCGGGACTGCGGCACCCTGCGTAGGCGGACTCAGCTGCTCCTCATCCTGTGTCTGAGCGTGTTAGGATGGGCTTCCTGTGGAGCCCTGTCAATCACAGCCACCTTCCTGCTGCATCTCTACCGA GTTCTAAGGCTACAGATGACAGAGAGGTCTCTGAGTCATATGCTGAACCTG GCGCCCGATAAACAAACCGACAAAGAGAAAGGCACTGGGGAAAAAGAGAAAGGCACTGGGGAAAAAGAGAAAGGCACTGGGGAAAAAGAGAAAGGCACTGGGGAAAAAGAGAAAGGCactggggaaaaagagagaggcacCGGGAACAGTGAGGCCCTGGACAGCAAACCTAAAGAATGTAACGGCGCCCCCCTGCTTTCGGACTCGGTACTGCAGGATGTGAGAGATGACCTGCAGCTGCACGTCAGCCTGTCTGCTCTCCTCACTCTACCAGTCATGCTCTGTGCCCCATCACTGATCCACTGGACCCGCAACCTCAG ATATTCTGTTGCTCGTTTGGATCCTGACCCTTGCTGGCCCCACTCCATGCCTCTCTTCATCGCCTCTCTGCTGCTCATCAACTGTAACACACTCACTCTCAGCTACAG TAAAACCCTGCCTATCACATCCCGCCTGCTGTTGCCTCTCTCCGTTGCCATGGTGTCTTTCTCCCCACTCCATCTATACCGTGTAAACTACTTTGTGTCTGCAGCCCTGGTTCCGCtggctgtttcctgtctcttctga